In Kineococcus sp. NBC_00420, a single genomic region encodes these proteins:
- a CDS encoding ROK family protein, translating to MHTIGVDVGGTNIEVGLVGDDHEVISRAKKNTPQDGPDAVLDVVADLVRELLENAGESAEESGEDQTPAAVGLGIPGVVHQGQALTVPNLPNWDGPVDLVSGLTQRTGLPVALGNDANVGLLGEWLAGAAQGAENVLGVWLGTSVGGGLILQGRPFHGARGGAGEIGHIVVREGGALCSCGRRGCVEAYAGRRSMTSAVRSMIEAGRTSVLEELRVEHDKSSMTSGVWRDALEADDELAIEVFATAVDTVGVGIGAVLNVLDVDLVVIGGGLAEKLGSDLADRIETSTRPWVMRPSPDLQFRVAELGDDSGVVGAAALARALVIAG from the coding sequence GTGCACACGATCGGGGTCGACGTCGGCGGGACGAACATCGAGGTGGGGCTGGTCGGTGACGATCACGAGGTCATCAGCCGCGCCAAGAAGAACACCCCCCAGGACGGTCCAGACGCCGTCCTGGACGTCGTCGCGGACCTCGTGCGCGAACTGCTCGAGAACGCCGGCGAGTCCGCGGAGGAGTCCGGGGAGGACCAGACGCCGGCGGCAGTGGGTCTGGGCATTCCGGGTGTCGTACACCAGGGACAGGCGCTGACGGTTCCCAACCTGCCGAATTGGGACGGACCCGTCGACCTCGTTTCCGGTCTGACGCAGCGGACGGGATTGCCCGTGGCGCTCGGCAACGACGCCAACGTCGGCCTCCTGGGGGAATGGCTCGCCGGTGCGGCCCAAGGCGCCGAGAACGTGCTGGGGGTGTGGCTGGGAACCAGTGTCGGTGGCGGCCTGATCCTTCAAGGCCGCCCCTTCCACGGGGCCCGCGGCGGCGCCGGGGAGATCGGGCACATCGTCGTCCGCGAGGGCGGGGCGTTGTGCAGCTGCGGTCGACGCGGCTGTGTGGAGGCCTACGCAGGACGACGGTCCATGACCAGCGCCGTGCGGTCCATGATCGAAGCCGGACGCACGAGCGTGCTCGAAGAGCTGCGCGTCGAACACGACAAGAGCTCGATGACCTCAGGGGTCTGGCGTGACGCCCTCGAAGCCGATGACGAGCTGGCGATCGAGGTCTTCGCCACCGCGGTGGACACCGTCGGTGTCGGCATCGGCGCCGTCCTCAACGTCCTCGACGTCGACCTCGTCGTCATCGGTGGTGGCCTGGCCGAGAAGCTCGGCAGTGACCTCGCCGACCGCATCGAGACCTCCACCCGGCCCTGGGTCATGCGCCCCAGCCCCGACCTGCAGTTCCGCGTCGCCGAGCTCGGTGACGACTCCGGCGTGGTCGGCGCCGCCGCGCTGGCCCGTGCCCTCGTCATCGCCGGTTGA
- a CDS encoding MarR family winged helix-turn-helix transcriptional regulator has translation MDYGDKLFWLSVVIQRKYAQICAEFDLTPSQATLICAVRNEPRQMAELVAALGMTKNALSQLVDRTARLELVARASSAQDRRVVMLSATPTGKVLAEAVYAEITRRLPEIARNLDADDQRDLERVATAVVDASGPSSSTSKQPSTP, from the coding sequence GTGGACTACGGCGACAAGCTCTTCTGGCTCTCGGTGGTGATTCAACGCAAGTACGCGCAGATCTGCGCCGAGTTCGACTTGACCCCTTCGCAGGCCACGCTGATCTGCGCAGTCAGGAACGAGCCGCGGCAGATGGCCGAACTCGTCGCGGCGTTGGGCATGACGAAGAACGCCTTGAGCCAGCTGGTGGATCGCACCGCGCGCCTCGAGTTGGTCGCCCGAGCAAGCTCGGCGCAGGACCGCCGGGTCGTCATGCTCAGTGCAACGCCCACGGGGAAGGTGCTCGCTGAGGCCGTGTACGCCGAGATCACCAGGCGCCTGCCTGAGATCGCGAGAAACCTCGACGCCGACGATCAGCGCGACCTCGAGCGCGTGGCCACCGCCGTCGTGGACGCTTCGGGCCCTTCTTCGTCCACCTCGAAGCAGCCCAGCACGCCGTGA
- a CDS encoding TetR/AcrR family transcriptional regulator C-terminal domain-containing protein yields MSKINRETVVAEALDLLDEVGLDAVSTRALARRLGVEQPSLYWHFRKKEDLLTAMSEAAMAPHATALLPSAGEDWQNWFAENSRSLRRTLLMRRDGARLHAGSFPGEADLQRITHKLKFLTAAGVPEGHARMAMLASGRYTVGCVLEEQAQLHRSSGVALAAAEDHVDHEAAFEAGLAFMVTGVADHVVRGS; encoded by the coding sequence GTGTCGAAGATCAACCGGGAGACCGTCGTCGCCGAGGCCCTGGACCTGCTCGACGAGGTCGGGCTGGACGCCGTCAGCACCCGGGCGCTGGCCCGGCGCCTCGGCGTGGAGCAGCCCTCGCTGTACTGGCACTTCCGCAAGAAGGAGGACCTGCTCACCGCCATGAGCGAGGCCGCCATGGCTCCGCACGCCACCGCGCTACTGCCGAGCGCGGGTGAGGACTGGCAGAACTGGTTCGCGGAAAACAGTCGCAGCCTGCGGCGGACCCTGCTGATGCGCCGCGACGGCGCACGGCTGCACGCCGGCTCCTTCCCCGGCGAGGCGGACCTGCAACGCATCACCCACAAGCTGAAGTTCCTCACCGCCGCCGGAGTCCCCGAAGGGCACGCCCGGATGGCGATGCTCGCCTCGGGCCGGTACACCGTCGGCTGCGTCCTAGAGGAGCAGGCCCAGCTGCACCGGTCCAGTGGTGTGGCTTTGGCGGCCGCAGAAGATCATGTCGATCACGAGGCGGCCTTCGAGGCTGGGCTCGCCTTCATGGTGACCGGCGTGGCCGACCACGTGGTGCGCGGGTCCTAG
- a CDS encoding transposase family protein translates to MATVLIVEIGTVTTGERPARVRTRVELLGLQQAVVEDAEFDDDGVLVVSVRVSKRVVNRCGRCRRPCRRFDDGRGVLRWRTLDVGGVRAYVQAAAPRVRCRRHGVVGQQQGGDVLHNGPGGVQHSGVGDSIRHGGTPVVGVAVGGPPSIGVPPPPANSDPRPTTGSHICVPLTTGQCAGVGLGHGPGAS, encoded by the coding sequence GTGGCTACGGTCCTGATTGTCGAGATCGGAACCGTCACCACGGGAGAACGGCCTGCGCGGGTCAGGACACGGGTTGAGCTGCTCGGGCTGCAGCAGGCCGTCGTCGAAGACGCCGAGTTCGACGACGACGGGGTGCTCGTCGTGTCGGTGCGGGTGTCGAAGCGCGTCGTCAACCGGTGCGGGCGGTGCCGGCGGCCGTGCCGCCGCTTCGACGACGGGCGCGGGGTTCTGCGGTGGCGGACACTGGACGTGGGCGGTGTGCGGGCCTACGTGCAGGCAGCTGCGCCGCGGGTTCGGTGCCGGAGGCACGGGGTGGTGGGTCAGCAGCAAGGTGGCGATGTGCTGCACAACGGTCCTGGAGGTGTGCAGCACAGCGGTGTCGGTGACAGCATCAGGCACGGTGGAACTCCGGTGGTGGGTGTTGCTGTGGGAGGCCCTCCGTCTATCGGAGTTCCACCTCCACCCGCAAACTCGGATCCCAGGCCGACGACCGGGAGTCACATCTGCGTGCCGCTGACAACAGGGCAGTGTGCCGGTGTGGGCCTCGGGCATGGCCCGGGGGCTTCGTGA
- a CDS encoding transposase family protein, translated as MPASTSPAASPKPLPTCCSLTAPASVPVAVADLARDDTDSLSSAYRCLHEALDVLADQAPDLADVSEDALEAGHEHLLLDGTSIPTDRVHDCDPGSDRWYSGEHEHHGGNVQVVCDPDGRPLWVSPVELGATHDLTAAGRHVLPALSPAAARGLPVLGDKGYIGGGVRVPVRRPRRGRVLDRSTRGWNSYVNTDRSFVEHGIVHLKVRWRALARATLCSWGISAIVATALVLGIWENRY; from the coding sequence GTGCCAGCCTCGACGTCCCCCGCGGCCTCGCCCAAGCCGTTGCCCACCTGCTGTTCCCTCACCGCGCCCGCATCGGTACCCGTCGCGGTCGCTGACCTCGCCCGCGACGACACCGACAGCCTCTCCAGTGCCTACCGCTGTCTGCACGAAGCTCTCGACGTTCTCGCCGACCAAGCCCCCGACCTCGCTGACGTGAGCGAGGACGCCCTCGAGGCCGGCCACGAGCACCTGCTGCTGGACGGCACCTCGATCCCCACCGACCGCGTCCACGACTGCGATCCTGGATCCGATCGCTGGTACTCCGGCGAGCACGAGCACCACGGCGGCAACGTCCAAGTCGTCTGCGACCCCGACGGTCGACCCCTGTGGGTTTCACCGGTCGAACTCGGCGCCACCCACGACCTCACCGCAGCCGGCCGCCACGTCCTACCCGCGCTCTCCCCAGCCGCAGCACGGGGGCTGCCGGTCCTGGGCGACAAGGGCTACATCGGCGGCGGTGTTCGCGTACCCGTTCGACGGCCGCGCAGAGGGCGAGTTCTCGATCGGAGCACTCGAGGGTGGAACTCCTACGTCAACACCGATCGCTCCTTCGTCGAGCACGGCATCGTTCACCTGAAGGTTCGCTGGCGGGCCTTGGCCCGCGCAACCCTCTGCTCCTGGGGCATCTCCGCCATCGTCGCTACCGCGCTGGTGCTCGGCATCTGGGAGAACCGGTACTGA
- a CDS encoding Na+/H+ antiporter, translated as MSDILALGLLVLGVIVLTPAADRWGVPQPVMLTIYGLALGLIPHVPIPRLSPDLILPLVLPPLLFAATQNTSIRELRGAIRPVLGLAVGLTLLTAALVAVVAHALGLPWAIAAVLGAVVAPPDPVAATAVAGRLHLPARLVTLLEGEGQFNDATALVVYQLSVMAVVAGGVSAGEIGLSLLVAVVGGLGIGIVGGWLTRWALGHLHDAATETTVTVAVPFAVYLLADHLGASGVLAVLGTGLFLRARTAGQVTSGGWLLGKSVWRFVDFLVSGLVFAFLGLELTTVLRSSTELNDASTWGLTAAVIAVLVLLRTAAMFTASALAGRRARRRNEGTPAGHREAAVTAWAGMRGVVTVATALALPATIENGDDFPSRQVVVVVALVVVIVTLVLQGLTLAPLIRRLGVADDADTGTDVRRLHHLAAEAALHRLREDDTDTDTDTPEAVVQAVLRQYENRLDYRRSVTDLVEGDLGGDSAGDHLRRLLATASEAERDAVQRARRQGQVSAEAAEVVLFDIESRSLRYET; from the coding sequence ATGAGCGACATCCTGGCGCTGGGACTCCTGGTCCTCGGCGTCATCGTGCTGACCCCCGCCGCGGACCGCTGGGGAGTTCCCCAACCGGTAATGCTCACCATCTACGGCCTCGCCCTCGGCCTCATCCCCCATGTACCCATCCCTCGGCTCTCCCCCGACCTGATCCTTCCGTTGGTCCTTCCTCCCCTGTTGTTCGCCGCGACCCAGAACACCTCCATCCGGGAACTGCGTGGCGCGATCCGCCCGGTCCTCGGGCTGGCCGTCGGGCTGACGCTGCTCACCGCCGCGCTCGTGGCCGTCGTCGCGCACGCCCTGGGCCTGCCGTGGGCGATCGCGGCTGTCCTCGGGGCGGTCGTGGCCCCACCTGACCCGGTCGCGGCCACCGCGGTCGCCGGTCGACTGCACCTGCCGGCCCGGCTGGTGACCCTGCTCGAGGGTGAGGGGCAGTTCAACGACGCGACCGCGCTGGTCGTCTACCAGTTGTCGGTGATGGCCGTCGTCGCCGGCGGCGTGAGTGCCGGGGAGATCGGTCTGAGCCTCCTCGTCGCGGTGGTGGGTGGGCTGGGCATCGGCATCGTCGGTGGCTGGCTGACCCGCTGGGCGCTGGGCCACCTGCACGACGCCGCGACCGAGACGACCGTGACCGTCGCGGTCCCCTTCGCCGTGTACCTGCTGGCCGACCACCTCGGCGCCTCCGGCGTCCTCGCCGTCCTGGGGACGGGGCTGTTCCTGCGGGCCCGCACCGCGGGACAGGTGACCTCCGGCGGGTGGCTGCTGGGTAAGTCCGTGTGGCGCTTCGTCGACTTCCTGGTCAGCGGACTCGTCTTCGCCTTCCTCGGACTGGAACTGACCACCGTCCTGCGTTCGTCGACGGAGCTGAACGACGCGAGCACCTGGGGCCTGACGGCAGCGGTCATCGCCGTCCTGGTCCTGTTGCGCACCGCGGCGATGTTCACCGCCTCGGCCCTCGCCGGTCGACGGGCCCGCCGCCGCAACGAGGGAACCCCGGCGGGACACCGCGAAGCGGCCGTGACGGCGTGGGCCGGGATGCGTGGGGTCGTGACCGTGGCCACGGCTCTGGCGCTGCCAGCCACGATCGAGAACGGTGACGACTTCCCCTCCCGGCAGGTTGTCGTGGTCGTCGCGCTGGTCGTGGTCATCGTGACCCTCGTCCTGCAGGGGCTGACGTTGGCGCCGCTGATCCGCCGTCTCGGCGTCGCTGATGATGCCGACACCGGAACCGACGTCCGTCGACTGCACCACCTCGCCGCGGAGGCTGCCCTGCACCGACTCCGCGAAGACGACACCGACACCGACACCGACACCCCCGAGGCTGTCGTCCAGGCCGTGCTGCGCCAGTACGAGAATCGATTGGACTACCGCCGCAGCGTCACCGATCTCGTCGAGGGTGACCTCGGCGGTGACAGCGCGGGAGACCACCTGCGCCGGCTGCTCGCCACCGCCAGCGAGGCCGAACGTGACGCGGTGCAGCGGGCCCGTCGTCAGGGCCAGGTCAGCGCGGAAGCCGCCGAAGTCGTCCTCTTCGACATCGAGTCCCGGTCGTTGCGCTATGAAACGTGA
- a CDS encoding Lsr2 dimerization domain-containing protein, whose amino-acid sequence MTITPLAGKAHYEIDLSTEHAHQLRVGLDVFIQHARRTGKQTVGHRDDYRRTTLTPDHHIVFAWTLDNGDPVPATVRISPAVLRA is encoded by the coding sequence GTGACCATCACACCGCTAGCGGGAAAGGCTCACTACGAGATCGACCTCAGCACCGAGCATGCCCACCAACTGCGCGTCGGCCTCGACGTGTTCATCCAGCACGCCCGCCGCACCGGGAAGCAGACCGTCGGACATCGCGACGACTACCGGCGCACCACTCTCACCCCTGATCACCACATCGTCTTCGCCTGGACCCTGGACAACGGCGACCCCGTCCCTGCCACCGTCCGCATCAGCCCGGCCGTCCTGCGCGCCTGA
- a CDS encoding glycosyltransferase, translating into MHAAIEAGHAVAVMVSEELRTLVETQLPSSTTFLPAGPMPMVLASVAAERTAGDLMHPTVEGIGETFGGVQLDYAIDDAVLAARTWAPDVIVSDMYNTLGPYLSAVLAVPWHEFVMTVDIPEQWLRAITAAAEKRFDTAGLRIPEPTSIIDLWPNALRDKPVTTANRWPMQATAHRSADPAASTRTATREKHVLVTLGTTFPDTAALSTIADSLAEGGMHVVVTRAMMLGEDLPDSAVPGDTTTVSWVPFRPLAELLVGAVAVVTAGGAGTVLAALSQGIPLVLWPQGADQPAIAESVVRAGAGVSVTDSSRVAAAVHELLAGDDHRVAAQRLAAQISSGMGPREIVGRITMVNG; encoded by the coding sequence ATGCACGCGGCAATTGAAGCGGGACACGCCGTCGCCGTCATGGTGAGCGAAGAGCTTCGAACGCTGGTGGAGACGCAACTGCCGTCATCGACGACGTTCCTGCCGGCCGGACCGATGCCGATGGTGCTCGCTTCCGTTGCCGCCGAGCGCACCGCAGGCGACCTGATGCACCCCACCGTCGAAGGCATTGGTGAGACGTTCGGGGGTGTCCAGCTCGATTACGCAATCGACGATGCTGTTCTTGCTGCCCGGACCTGGGCGCCAGACGTCATCGTCTCGGACATGTACAACACCCTGGGTCCATACCTCTCCGCTGTCCTGGCGGTCCCGTGGCACGAGTTCGTCATGACCGTCGACATCCCTGAACAGTGGCTGCGAGCCATCACCGCCGCCGCCGAGAAACGGTTCGATACCGCCGGGCTCAGGATCCCCGAGCCGACGAGCATCATCGATCTGTGGCCCAACGCCCTTCGCGACAAGCCGGTCACCACCGCGAACCGCTGGCCGATGCAAGCGACGGCGCACCGATCAGCAGACCCCGCTGCATCGACCCGCACGGCAACGCGCGAGAAGCACGTGTTGGTGACCCTGGGCACGACATTCCCGGACACGGCAGCACTCAGCACCATTGCGGACAGTTTGGCTGAGGGCGGCATGCACGTCGTGGTGACACGAGCGATGATGCTTGGCGAAGACCTACCCGACAGTGCCGTTCCCGGCGACACGACGACCGTCTCCTGGGTGCCATTTCGACCGCTCGCTGAGCTGCTGGTGGGAGCTGTGGCCGTGGTCACCGCCGGAGGGGCAGGGACCGTTCTGGCCGCCCTGAGCCAGGGGATCCCACTGGTCCTGTGGCCTCAAGGAGCAGACCAACCCGCGATCGCGGAGAGCGTCGTTCGAGCAGGTGCAGGAGTCAGCGTCACCGACAGCTCACGTGTTGCCGCAGCAGTGCACGAGTTGCTCGCAGGGGATGACCATCGCGTGGCTGCTCAGCGCCTCGCGGCGCAGATCAGCTCGGGGATGGGCCCTCGCGAGATCGTGGGCCGCATCACGATGGTCAATGGATGA
- a CDS encoding DUF4132 domain-containing protein has translation MTDAWTQRLVEDLQGAAAAGDEAELVRRLLSGHGGASKPFTSAVRSFSCDLRTRLTEAVLARSDDDVLDRAWALSLLTHDLDGVLTADDVEGVVPDLAGQWTSLRSYRLAGCIELARRVGVEVPLSLVEVGRRSVQLEHYDRGPLPAALAGVCAPALNSGEAWSDALLAQLPVLRAAWPLLLEHALSATSGKPSARWEEQARKWLVEVADGFRPAVLSWLALVGRPRTVPLQRQQWGYDANEAFDPHNANALRGLVWALSLLPGDAATARALGALVETSLRKVPGLGPRSPKLANAGVYALSRLEGEDALAQLARLAARVTYRTTLKEVHAALDRRAAAMGLSREEVEEIAVPGYGLEVGGRCLLQLGEATAELAVDASDVTLTWRNAAGKVVKSVPGAVRREHPEELKEVKATAKDVAAMLSAQVERLDRQFLARRTWPFAVWRERYLEHPLVATIARRLIWVVDGTPLGWAEGALHGLDEAVAEPGADAEVSLWHPVGRDVSEVLAWREWLVRYEVVQPFKQAHREVYLLTDAERATATYSNRFAAHVVRQHQFNALAAARGWRHRLRLVVDDSFPPASRDLPEWGLRAEFWVEGAGEDYEQDATEAGAHLRLSTDQVRFYPRSAPENTSHGYGGGYESRGETQREPATALALQEVPALVLSEVLRDVDLFVGVASVGNDPTWQDGGPGGRFRAYWQSYSFGELATTAATRRDLLARLVPRLAIADRCSVRGRFLVVRGDLRTYKIHLGSGNILMEPDDQYLCIVAKQAPGPGGDGVFLPFEGDGTLDLILSKAALLADDSAITDATITSQISGDR, from the coding sequence ATGACCGATGCCTGGACGCAGCGGTTGGTCGAGGACCTGCAGGGGGCCGCGGCGGCCGGGGATGAGGCCGAGCTGGTCCGACGCCTGCTCTCTGGCCACGGTGGGGCATCGAAGCCGTTCACGTCCGCGGTGCGCTCCTTCTCCTGTGACCTGCGCACCCGCCTGACGGAAGCGGTCCTGGCGCGCAGCGATGACGATGTCCTCGACCGGGCGTGGGCGTTGTCCCTCCTGACGCACGACCTGGATGGAGTTCTCACTGCCGACGACGTCGAAGGGGTGGTGCCCGACCTCGCGGGGCAGTGGACGTCGTTGCGTTCGTACCGCCTCGCTGGGTGCATCGAGCTCGCTCGCCGCGTCGGAGTTGAGGTGCCGCTGTCCCTGGTGGAGGTGGGGCGGCGTTCCGTCCAGCTGGAGCACTACGACCGCGGGCCTCTTCCCGCTGCACTCGCGGGGGTCTGCGCTCCTGCGCTGAACAGCGGGGAAGCGTGGTCCGACGCGCTCTTGGCGCAGCTGCCCGTGCTCAGGGCCGCGTGGCCCCTGTTGCTGGAGCACGCGCTGAGCGCGACCTCGGGAAAGCCGAGCGCCCGTTGGGAGGAGCAGGCGCGGAAGTGGCTGGTGGAGGTCGCCGACGGTTTCCGCCCGGCCGTCCTGAGCTGGCTCGCGCTCGTCGGGCGTCCCCGGACCGTGCCGCTGCAGCGCCAGCAGTGGGGGTACGACGCCAACGAGGCGTTCGACCCGCACAACGCCAACGCACTGCGCGGGCTGGTGTGGGCGCTGTCGCTGCTGCCCGGCGACGCCGCCACCGCCCGCGCTCTCGGCGCCCTCGTGGAGACCTCTCTGCGCAAGGTCCCCGGCCTGGGTCCGCGCAGCCCCAAGCTCGCCAACGCCGGCGTCTACGCCCTGTCCCGCCTCGAGGGGGAGGACGCTCTCGCCCAGCTGGCCCGGCTCGCGGCGCGCGTCACCTACAGGACGACCTTGAAGGAAGTCCATGCAGCCCTCGACCGACGGGCCGCGGCCATGGGGTTGTCGCGCGAGGAGGTCGAGGAGATCGCCGTCCCGGGCTACGGGCTGGAGGTCGGGGGCAGGTGCCTCCTGCAGCTGGGGGAGGCCACTGCGGAGCTCGCCGTCGACGCCAGCGACGTCACCCTCACGTGGCGCAACGCAGCGGGGAAGGTGGTGAAGTCCGTGCCGGGCGCGGTCCGGCGTGAGCACCCGGAGGAGCTGAAGGAGGTGAAGGCCACCGCCAAGGACGTCGCCGCGATGCTCAGCGCCCAGGTGGAGCGCTTGGACCGCCAGTTCCTCGCCCGGCGCACCTGGCCGTTCGCCGTCTGGCGCGAACGCTACCTCGAGCATCCCCTCGTCGCGACGATCGCCCGCCGCCTGATCTGGGTGGTGGACGGTACCCCGCTCGGGTGGGCGGAGGGGGCGCTGCATGGCCTCGACGAGGCAGTGGCTGAGCCGGGCGCGGACGCTGAGGTCTCCTTGTGGCACCCCGTCGGGCGCGACGTCAGCGAGGTGTTGGCGTGGCGGGAGTGGTTGGTCCGCTACGAGGTCGTGCAGCCTTTCAAGCAGGCCCACCGCGAGGTCTACCTGCTCACCGATGCGGAGCGCGCCACGGCCACCTACTCCAACCGTTTCGCCGCCCACGTCGTCCGCCAGCACCAGTTCAACGCCTTGGCCGCAGCCCGGGGCTGGAGGCACCGGCTGCGACTCGTGGTCGACGACAGCTTCCCGCCCGCCAGCCGGGATCTGCCCGAGTGGGGTCTGCGGGCGGAGTTCTGGGTCGAGGGCGCGGGTGAGGACTACGAGCAGGACGCTACCGAGGCCGGTGCCCACCTGCGCCTGAGCACCGACCAGGTCCGCTTCTACCCGCGTTCGGCACCCGAGAACACCAGCCACGGTTACGGCGGGGGGTATGAGTCCCGGGGCGAGACGCAGCGCGAGCCCGCGACCGCGTTGGCGCTTCAGGAGGTGCCAGCGCTGGTGCTGAGCGAGGTGCTGCGTGACGTGGACCTCTTCGTCGGGGTCGCCAGCGTCGGCAACGACCCCACCTGGCAGGACGGCGGGCCCGGGGGTCGGTTCCGCGCGTACTGGCAGTCCTACAGCTTCGGGGAACTCGCGACCACGGCAGCCACCCGACGTGACCTCCTAGCGCGCCTCGTGCCGCGGCTGGCGATTGCGGACCGCTGCTCCGTGCGGGGCAGGTTCCTCGTGGTGCGTGGGGACCTGCGTACCTACAAGATCCACCTGGGGTCGGGGAACATCCTCATGGAGCCGGACGACCAGTACCTCTGCATCGTCGCGAAGCAGGCTCCGGGTCCAGGTGGCGACGGAGTGTTCCTGCCCTTCGAGGGAGACGGCACTCTCGACCTGATCTTGTCCAAGGCGGCGCTGCTCGCCGACGATTCCGCGATCACCGACGCCACGATCACCTCGCAGATCAGCGGTGATCGGTGA
- a CDS encoding NmrA/HSCARG family protein, with the protein MSTQTTGTIAVFGATGQQGGAVIDALLDHEAPVRALVRNPQSDRAQALAARGVELVAIRSDDAASLSAALMGVEAFYFMTPEANNLDEVETEIRIGTALVDAATAVRVPHVVFSSVFGADHESGVPHHDSKHTIEEHLRKSGLRASVLRSTPFMEVMAPKLEHGELVLRLPLPEDAVLKMISVRDVGKVAAALSLNTAQAPGGVVELVGDELTGPQIAAAFGAYAGLPARYEALPLSVLPSDLDRAMFRQFAKMADYPTDLAAVRAIEPATQDLAQWIRSTGWVPSTNVAGS; encoded by the coding sequence ATGAGCACACAGACGACCGGCACGATCGCCGTCTTCGGCGCGACGGGACAACAGGGTGGCGCGGTGATCGACGCACTGCTGGACCACGAAGCCCCGGTCCGGGCCCTGGTCCGCAACCCGCAGTCCGACCGAGCTCAGGCGCTGGCCGCCCGCGGCGTCGAGCTGGTGGCCATCCGGAGTGACGACGCGGCCTCGTTGAGCGCCGCGTTGATGGGAGTCGAGGCGTTCTACTTCATGACCCCGGAGGCGAACAACCTTGACGAGGTCGAGACGGAGATCCGCATCGGCACCGCCCTCGTCGACGCGGCGACCGCGGTACGCGTCCCGCACGTCGTGTTCAGTTCGGTCTTCGGCGCGGACCATGAGTCGGGCGTGCCGCACCACGACTCGAAGCACACGATCGAGGAGCACCTGAGGAAGTCGGGCCTCCGGGCCTCGGTGCTTCGCTCGACCCCCTTCATGGAAGTGATGGCACCCAAGCTGGAGCACGGAGAGCTCGTGCTTCGGTTGCCGCTGCCCGAGGACGCCGTCCTGAAGATGATCTCGGTCAGGGACGTCGGTAAGGTCGCTGCCGCGCTTTCGCTCAACACCGCGCAGGCGCCCGGCGGAGTCGTCGAGCTCGTCGGCGATGAGCTGACGGGCCCTCAGATCGCCGCGGCGTTCGGCGCGTACGCCGGGCTCCCGGCACGGTACGAGGCCCTCCCGTTGAGTGTGCTTCCCAGCGACCTCGACAGGGCGATGTTCCGCCAGTTCGCGAAGATGGCGGACTACCCGACCGATCTCGCGGCGGTGCGGGCAATCGAGCCGGCCACCCAGGACCTCGCCCAGTGGATCCGCTCTACCGGTTGGGTCCCGTCCACGAACGTGGCTGGTTCTTGA